From one Bacillus sp. FJAT-42376 genomic stretch:
- a CDS encoding chemotaxis response regulator protein-glutamate methylesterase, which translates to MNDMKVLIVDDSAFMRKMITDFLHGFRGIEVAGTAKNGSEALEQIKKLSPDVITMDVEMPVMDGMAALKKIMENDPRPVIMLSSTTQKGAEETITALENGAVDFVAKPSGAISLDLYKVRDELREKVLQTAFAKIIGPEDREKHKDFPRSLEKYSKICTVREKNPVFNSGIRHFRPVICIGTSTGGPRALQRVLPMLPSKLDAPVFIVQHMPQGFTASLSERLDKLCKIRVKEAADGERAEAGTAYIAPGGSHLTVIQKGTSLYVKVERSAIRNGHRPSVDVLFESISQTEGFRHIAVIMTGMGSDGTKGLSLLKQKGNTYSIAESEQTSVVFGMPKSAIGEKLVDSIDHVDHIAEKIMHYMQS; encoded by the coding sequence GTGAATGATATGAAAGTTCTTATTGTAGATGACTCTGCATTTATGAGGAAAATGATCACTGATTTTCTCCATGGATTCAGAGGAATTGAAGTGGCAGGCACGGCTAAAAACGGCAGTGAGGCATTGGAGCAAATTAAGAAACTTTCGCCAGATGTCATAACGATGGATGTAGAAATGCCTGTAATGGATGGCATGGCCGCGTTAAAAAAAATTATGGAGAATGATCCCCGGCCCGTCATTATGCTTTCTTCCACTACACAAAAAGGAGCAGAGGAAACAATTACAGCCCTGGAAAATGGCGCAGTAGATTTTGTAGCCAAACCCTCGGGGGCTATATCTCTTGATTTATACAAAGTGAGAGATGAGTTAAGGGAAAAAGTCCTCCAAACAGCATTTGCTAAAATAATAGGTCCTGAGGATCGTGAAAAACATAAAGATTTCCCCCGTTCGCTTGAAAAATATAGTAAAATATGCACTGTGAGGGAAAAAAATCCTGTTTTTAACAGCGGAATTCGACATTTTCGTCCTGTTATCTGTATCGGTACCTCGACAGGCGGTCCAAGAGCCCTTCAAAGAGTATTGCCTATGCTTCCTTCAAAACTGGATGCGCCAGTATTTATCGTCCAGCATATGCCGCAAGGGTTCACGGCTTCACTTTCTGAAAGGCTCGACAAACTCTGCAAAATCCGTGTGAAGGAAGCGGCAGATGGCGAGCGGGCGGAGGCGGGCACCGCATACATAGCCCCGGGGGGTTCCCATCTGACTGTTATTCAAAAAGGGACAAGTCTGTATGTGAAAGTGGAACGATCAGCGATAAGAAATGGCCACCGGCCTTCTGTGGATGTTTTATTTGAATCAATCAGTCAAACAGAGGGATTTAGACATATCGCAGTCATCATGACAGGGATGGGGAGTGACGGAACAAAAGGCCTGTCGCTCTTAAAACAAAAAGGCAATACCTACTCCATTGCAGAGTCGGAGCAAACCTCCGTCGTTTTCGGAATGCCGAAAAGCGCTATAGGAGAAAAATTAGTGGATTCAATTGACCATGTAGACCATATAGCAGAAAAAATCATGCATTATATGCAATCGTAA